One segment of Cynocephalus volans isolate mCynVol1 chromosome 8, mCynVol1.pri, whole genome shotgun sequence DNA contains the following:
- the PTCH2 gene encoding protein patched homolog 2 codes for MAQPPPLGELPPGYTPPARSTGPQILAGSLKAPLCLRAYFQGLLFSLGCGIQRHCGKVLFLGLLALGALALGLRVAIIETDLEQLWVEVGSRVSRELHYTKEKLGEESAYTSQILIQTARQEGENVLTPEALGLHLQAALTASKVQVSLYGKSWDLNKICYKSGVPLIENGMIERMIEKLFPCVILTPLDCFWEGAKLQGGSAYLPGHPDIQWTNLDPEKLLEELGPFASLEGFRELLDKAQVGQAYVGRPCLHPDDLQCPPSAPNHHSRQAPNVAQELSGGCHGFSHKFMHWQEELLLGGMARDPQGQLLRAEALQSTFLLMSPRQLYEHFRGDYQTHDIGWSEEQASTVLQAWQRRFVQLAQEALPENASQQIHAFSSTTLDDILHAFSEVSAARVVGGYLLMLAYACVTMLRWDCAKSQGAVGLAGVLLVALAVASGLGLCALLGITFNAATTQVLPFLALGIGVDDIFLLAHAFTEAPPGTPLQERTGECLQRTGTSVALTSINNMVAFFMAALVPIPALRAFSLQAAIVVGCNFAAVMFVFPAVLSLDLHRRHCQRLDVLCCFSSPCSARVIQILPQELGDRTVPVGIAHLTTTVQAFTHCEASNQHVVTILPPQTHLVPPPPDPLDSELFGPGGSTRDLLVQEERTRQKAACKSLPCARWNLAHFARYQFAPLLLQSQAKALVLVLFGALLGLSLYGATLVQDGLALTDVVPRGTKEHAFLSTQLRYFSLYEVALVTQGGFDYAHSQRALFDLHQRFSSLKAVLPPPATQAPRTWLHYYRNWLQGIQAAFDQDWASGRITRHSYRNGSEDGALAYKLLIQTGDAQEPLDFSQLTTRKLVDKEGLIPPELFYAGLTVWVSSDPLGLAASQANFYPPPPEWLHDKYDTTGENLRIPAAQPLEFSQFPFLLRGLQKTADFVEAIKGARAACAEAGQAGVHAYPSGSPFLFWEQYLGLRHCFLLAVCILLVCTFLVCALLLLNPWTAGLIVLVLAMMTVELFGIMGFLGIKLSAIPVVILVASVGIGVEFTVHVALGFLTTQGSRNLRAACALEHTFAPVTDGAISTLLGVLMLAGSNFDFIVRYFFMVLTVLTLLGLLHGLVLLPVLLSILGPPPEVVQMYKENPEVLTPPAPRGGGLTWGMSPTLPQSFTRVTTSMTVALHPPPLPGAYIHPASDESTWSPATTPATSGSANLSSTGPCPATG; via the exons TGGGTAGCCGGGTGAGCCGGGAGCTGCACTACACCAAGGAGAAGCTGGGGGAGGAGTCTGCATACACCTCCCAGATATTGATACAGACTGCACGCCAGGAGGGAGAAAATGTGCTTACACCTGAGGCACTGGGCCTCCACCTCCAGGCAGCCCTCACTGCCAGTAAAGTGCAAGTATCACTCTACGGAAA GTCCTGGGATTTGAACAAAATCTGCTATAAGTCAGGAGTTCCCCTTATTGAAAATGGAATGATTGAGCGG ATGATTGAGAAGCTGTTTCCATGTGTGATCCTCACCCCCCTCGACTGCTTCTGGGAGGGAGCCAAACTCCAAGGGGGCTCTGCCTACTTGCC GGGCCATCCGGATATCCAATGGACCAACCTGGATCCAGAGAAGCTGCTGGAGGAGCTAGGCCCCTTTGCCTCCCTTGAAGGCTTCCGGGAGCTGCTAGACAAAGCACAGGTGGGCCAGGCCTATGTGGGGCGGCCCTGTCTGCACCCTGACGACCTCCAGTGCCCACCTAGTGCCCCCAACCATCACAGCAGGCAG GCTCCCAATGTGGCTCAGGAGCTGAGTGGGGGCTGCCATGGCTTCTCCCACAAATTCATGCACTGGCAGGAGGAATTGCTGCTGGGAGGCATGGCCAGAGACCCCCAAGGACAGCTGCTGAG GGCAGAAGCCCTGCAGAGCACCTTCCTGCTGATGAGTCCACGCCAGCTGTATGAACACTTCCGGGGTGACTACCAGACACATGACATTGGCTGGAGTGAGGAGCAGGCCAGCACAGTGCTGCAGGCCTGGCAGCGGCGCTTTGTGCAG CTGGCCCAAGAGGCCCTACCTGAGAATGCATCCCAGCAGATCCACGCCTTCTCCTCCACCACTCTGGATGACATCCTGCACGCATTCTCTGAAGTCAGTGCTGCCCGTGTGGTGGGAGGCTATCTGCTCATG CTGGCCTATGCCTGCGTGACAATGCTGCGGTGGGACTGTGCCAAGTCCCAGGGTGCTGTAGGCCTTGCCGGGGTGTTGCTGGTGGCTTTGGCAGTGGCTTCAGGCCTTGGGCTCTGTGCCCTGCTCGGCATCACCTTCAATGCTGCCACTACCCAG GTGCTACCCTTCTTGGCACTGGGCATTGGCGTGGATGACATATTCCTACTGGCGCATGCCTTCACAGAGGCTCCACCTGGCACCCCTCTCCAG GAACGCACAGGAGAGTGTCTGCAGCGCACGGGCACCAGTGTTGCACTCACATCCATCAACAACATGGTTGCCTTTTTCATGGCCGCCCTAGTTCCCATCCCTGCACTACGGGCCTTCTCCCTGCAG GCAGCTATCGTGGTGGGCTGCAACTTTGCAGCTGTGATGTTTGTCTTCCCGGCTGTTCTCAGCCTGGACCTGCACCGGCGCCACTGCCAGCGCCTTGATGTGCTCTGCTGCTTCTCTAG TCCCTGCTCTGCTCGAGTGATTCAGATTCTGCCTCAGGAGCTGGGAGATAGGACAGTACCAGTGGGCATTGCCCACCTGACGACCACAGTTCAAGCCTTTACCCACTGTGAAGCCAGCAACCAGCATGTGGTCACCATCCTGCCTCCTCAAACCCACCTGGTGCCCCCACCTCCTGACCCACTGGACTCTGAGCTCTTCGGCCCTGGAGGGTCCACACGGGACCTTCTAGTCCAGGAGGAGAGGACAAGGCAGAAGGCAGCCTGCAAGTCCCTGCCCTGTGCCCGCTGGAATCTTGCCCATTTCGCCCGCTATCAATTTGCACCCTTGCTGCTCCAGTCACAGGCCAAG GCCCTGGTGCTGGTGCTCTTTGGGGCTCTTCTGGGCCTGAGCCTCTATGGAGCCACTTTGGTGCAGGATGGACTGGCCTTGACAGATGTGGTGCCTCGgggcaccaaggagcatgccttCCTGAGCACCCAGCTCAGGTACTTCTCCCTGTACGAGGTGGCCCTGGTGACCCAGGGAGGCTTTGACTACGCCCACTCCCAACGCGCCCTCTTTGATCTGCACCAGCGCTTCAGTTCCCTCAAGGCCGTGCTGCCCCCACCTGCCACCCAGGCACCCCGCACCTGGCTGCACTATTACCGCAACTGGCTACAGG GAATCCAGGCTGCATTTGACCAGGACTGGGCTTCTGGGCGCATTACACGCCACTCATACCGCAATGGCTCTGAGGACGGGGCCCTGGCCTATAAGCTGCTGATCCAGACTGGGGATGCCCAGGAGCCTCTGGATTTCAGCCAG CTGACCACAAGGAAGCTGGTGGACAAGGAAGGACTGATTCCACCAGAGCTCTTCTACGCGGGGCTCACGGTGTGGGTGAGCAGTGACCCCCTGGGTCTGGCAGCCTCACAAGCCAACTTCTACCCCCCACCTCCTGAATGGCTGCATGACAAATACGACACCACTGGAGAGAATCTTCGCA TCCCGGCAGCCCAGCCCCTGGAGTTTTCCCAGTTCCCCTTCCTGCTGCGCGGCCTCCAGAAGACTGCAGACTTTGTGGAAGCCATCAAGGGGGCCCGGGCAGCGTGCGcagaggcaggccaggctggggtgCACGCCTACCCCAGTGGCTCCCCCTTCCTCTTCTGGGAGCAGTATCTGGGTCTGCGGCACTGCTTCCTGCTGGCTGTCTGCATCCTGCTGGTATGCACTTTCCTCGTCTGTGCCCTGCTGCTACTCAACCCCTGGACAGCTGGCCTCATA GTGCTGGTCCTGGCGATGATGACCGTGGAGCTCTTTGGTATCATGGGTTTCCTGGGCATCAAACTGAGCGCCATCCCCGTGGTGATCCTCGTGGCCTCCGTAGGCATTGGTGTCGAGTTCACAGTGCACGTGGCTCTG GGCTTCCTGACCACCCAGGGTAGCCGGAACCTGCGGGCTGCCTGTGCCCTAGAGCATACATTTGCCCCTGTGACCGATGGGGCCATCTCCACATTGCTGGGTGTGCTCATGCTTGCTGGTTCCAACTTTGACTTCATTGTAAG GTACTTCTTCATGGTGCTGACAGTGCTCACACTCCTGGGCCTCCTCCATGGACTTGTGCTCCTGCCTGTGCTGCTGTCCATCCTGGGTCCCCCGCCAGAG GTGGTACAGATGTACAAGGAGAACCCAGAGGTCCTGACGCCCCCAGCTCCGCGGGGAGGTGGGCTCACGTGGGGGAtgtcccccaccctgccccagagCTTTACCAGAGTGACTACCTCCATGACCGTGGCCCTCCACCCACCTCCACTGCCTGGTGCCTACATCCACCCAGCCTCTGATGAGTCCACTTGGTCCCCTGCTACCACCCCAGCTACCAGTGGCTCTGCTAACCTCAGCTCTACGGGACCATGTCCAGCCACTGGGTGA
- the DYNLT4 gene encoding dynein light chain Tctex-type 4 has translation MAGRPLLPGHQEETAKDPGPKLSPVRPAGRLPGIDETRPTGLALASRRGSVLGLATSFSRRNSLAGPGVAPGSRRPSLGPLPPTGSRISFSGLPLAPARRAAPSYRTEPAPGQRWEAARAQQALEAALAAGLRNTCYSGAEAGRLAQELCEQVRVRLRELSPPRYKLVCSVVLGPRSGQGVRVVSRALWDTARDGLASAAFTNSSLFAVATVHGLYCE, from the coding sequence ATGGCTGGTCGGCCTCTGCTCCCCGGACACCAGGAGGAGACTGCCAAAGACCCTGGGCCCAAACTATCACCAGTGCGACCCGCAGGCCGCCTGCCCGGCATCGATGAGACCCGACCCACAGGCCTAGCCCTGGCCTCCCGCCGTGGCTCTGTGCTGGGCCTAGCCACGTCCTTTTCACGCCGCAACTCACTGGCAGGGCCGGGCGTGGCTCCTGGGAGTCGCCGACCCTCCCTGGGCCCATTGCCCCCTACAGGCTCGCGGATCAGCTTTTCAGGGTTGCCCCTGGCGCCCGCCCGTCGGGCGGCGCCCTCGTACCGCACTGAGCCGGCGCCGGGGCAGCGCTGGGAAGCAGCGCGCGCACAGCAGGCCCTGGAGGCGGCGCTGGCCGCGGGGCTGCGCAACACATGCTACTCGGGTGCCGAAGCCGGGCGGCTGGCGCAGGAGCTGTGCGAGCAGGTGCGCGTGCGCCTGCGCGAGCTCAGCCCACCGCGCTACAAGCTGGTGTGCAGCGTGGTGCTGGGGCCACGTAGCGGCCAGGGCGTGCGCGTGGTCAGCCGCGCGCTCTGGGACACTGCACGCGACGGGCTCGCCTCTGCCGCCTTCACCAATTCCTCGCTCTTCGCGGTGGCCACGGTGCACGGGCTCTACTGCGAGTGA
- the BTBD19 gene encoding BTB/POZ domain-containing protein 19 isoform X1: METPGLVVRGEAAPFSTALRSLINNPRYSDVRFVVGQERQEVFAHRCLLACRCNFFQRLLGAEPGPGVPSPVVLSTIPAEAFLAVLEFLYTNSVKLHRHSVLEVLTAAVEYGLEELRELCLEFVVKVLDVELVCEALQVAVTFGLGPLQERCIAFIEAHSQEALRTRGFLELSAVALLPLLRSDKLCVDEAELVRAARSWARVGAAVLEKPVAEVAAPVVRELRLALLAPAELSALEEQNRREPLIPAEQIVEAWKCHALQRGDAARGAPCRRRRGTLPREHHRFLDLPFK, translated from the exons atGGAGACCCCAGGACTGGTTGTGCGTGGGGAGGCTGCGCCCTTTTCCACAGCACTCCGAAGCCTCATCAACAACCCCCGATACAG TGATGTTCGCTTTGTAGTCGGTCAAGAACGGCAAGAGGTATTTGCCCATCGGTGCTTGTTGGCCTGCAGATGCAACTTTTTCCAGCGACTTCTGGGAGCAGAGCCGGGCCCTGGTGTGCCTAGTCCTGTCGTGCTAAGCACCATTCCAGCTGAGGCCTTCCTGGCGGTGCTGGAGTTCCTCTATACCAACAGTGTCAAGCTGCACCGCCACTCT GTGCTGGAGGTGCTGACAGCGGCTGTGGAGTACGGGCTGGAGGAACTGCGAGAG CTGTGCCTGGAGTTTGTGGTGAAGGTGCTGGATGTGGAGTTGGTTTGTGAGGCCCTGCAG GTGGCCGTAACCTTTGGCCTGGGGCCGCTGCAGGAGCGTTGCATAGCCTTCATAGAGGCCCACAGCCAG GAGGCGCTCCGCACCCGCGGCTTCCTGGAGCTGTCGGCGGTCGCGCTGTTGCCCCTGCTGCGCAGCGACAAGCTCTGCGTGGACGAGGCTGAGCTTGTCCGGGCGGCCAGGAGCTGGGCGCGCGTGGGCGCG GCGGTGCTGGAGAAACCTGTGGCCGAGGTGGCAGCCCCGGTGGTTCGAGAGCTGAGACTGGCCTTGCTGGCCCCGGCGGAGCTGAGCGCTCTGGAAGAGCAGAACAGGCGGGAGCCGCTTATCCCG GCGGAGCAGATCGTGGAGGCGTGGAAGTGCCACGCCCTGCAGAGAGGGGATGCGGCCCGGGGCGCCCCGTGCCGCCGCCGGAGGGGCACCCTGCCCCGGGAACATCACCGCTTTCTGGACCTGCCCTTCAAGTGA
- the BTBD19 gene encoding BTB/POZ domain-containing protein 19 isoform X2, with protein sequence METPGLVVRGEAAPFSTALRSLINNPRYSDVRFVVGQERQEVFAHRCLLACRCNFFQRLLGAEPGPGVPSPVVLSTIPAEAFLAVLEFLYTNSVKLHRHSVAVTFGLGPLQERCIAFIEAHSQEALRTRGFLELSAVALLPLLRSDKLCVDEAELVRAARSWARVGAAVLEKPVAEVAAPVVRELRLALLAPAELSALEEQNRREPLIPAEQIVEAWKCHALQRGDAARGAPCRRRRGTLPREHHRFLDLPFK encoded by the exons atGGAGACCCCAGGACTGGTTGTGCGTGGGGAGGCTGCGCCCTTTTCCACAGCACTCCGAAGCCTCATCAACAACCCCCGATACAG TGATGTTCGCTTTGTAGTCGGTCAAGAACGGCAAGAGGTATTTGCCCATCGGTGCTTGTTGGCCTGCAGATGCAACTTTTTCCAGCGACTTCTGGGAGCAGAGCCGGGCCCTGGTGTGCCTAGTCCTGTCGTGCTAAGCACCATTCCAGCTGAGGCCTTCCTGGCGGTGCTGGAGTTCCTCTATACCAACAGTGTCAAGCTGCACCGCCACTCT GTGGCCGTAACCTTTGGCCTGGGGCCGCTGCAGGAGCGTTGCATAGCCTTCATAGAGGCCCACAGCCAG GAGGCGCTCCGCACCCGCGGCTTCCTGGAGCTGTCGGCGGTCGCGCTGTTGCCCCTGCTGCGCAGCGACAAGCTCTGCGTGGACGAGGCTGAGCTTGTCCGGGCGGCCAGGAGCTGGGCGCGCGTGGGCGCG GCGGTGCTGGAGAAACCTGTGGCCGAGGTGGCAGCCCCGGTGGTTCGAGAGCTGAGACTGGCCTTGCTGGCCCCGGCGGAGCTGAGCGCTCTGGAAGAGCAGAACAGGCGGGAGCCGCTTATCCCG GCGGAGCAGATCGTGGAGGCGTGGAAGTGCCACGCCCTGCAGAGAGGGGATGCGGCCCGGGGCGCCCCGTGCCGCCGCCGGAGGGGCACCCTGCCCCGGGAACATCACCGCTTTCTGGACCTGCCCTTCAAGTGA